The Solanum lycopersicum chromosome 2, SLM_r2.1 DNA window tttagatcgtgacaaagttggtatcagagcactaggtcaATTTCCAATGATAAtcagttcacatcaaccacattgagtagtttctataTCATGGTAGTTAAGTGCACCACTGTCCTCAATTAGAGACTTCATGATGTGTACAaatatttctcttcttctaATCTTAATGTGCCTTTTCCTAATGTATGATTTCTTGATGTTATGAGTGTGTCTTATGTCAATCTTTGTTGTTTTTCAGAAAATGAATACTAGGAGAACCATTGGTAAGAGGAGAGGAGGAGCAGCTACTAGGGACAATCAGGTTCCACCCAGGCTCCAGTCGAAAGAGTGGCTATGCCGGTAAACCATgcttgtttgattttgatgctGAGATGAGGGCATCTTTGGCCCAGATGACATAGTCCATAACTATACAGGCCCAGGCCATGACTGACCAGGTCAACCTGTAGAATGTTTAGAGGAAGAACCCACCGGCTCGCAGTATGGCTGACAAGCTGAGAGACTTTAGGAAGATGAATACTTGTATTTTAAGAGGGTCTAAGACATCAGATGATCCTCAAGAGTTTGTAGATGAGGTTCATAAGATCTTGTTTGATATGGGGTCCAATGATACTACGAAAGCAGAGTTGgcttcctatcaactcaaggatgttgcacaaaATTTGTGCAACATGTCGCAAGATTGCAGAGTCTTGGGCGGAGGTCCAGTCATTTGGGAGCTGTTAAAGATAGCATTTCTGGAGAGATTCTTTCCtagagagatgagggaggccaaggttgaggagtttatcaacgTTAAGAAGGGATTTATCAAAGTTAGGGAGTACTCCTTAAAGTTTGTTAAGTTGTTCAGGTATTCTACTTTCCTTTTATCTTACAACAGGGATCGAATGAGAAGGTTCCTCAAAGGAATCAACAGAGATCTGGACGAGGAGTGTTAGTCTGCGATTCTCCATGATAACATGGACCACACcaggttgatggtgcatgtctAGCAGGTAGAGGATAGACGCAAGAAGTGGGGCATTCGTGATGTTAGGAGGCCTAAGCCTATTGATCAGGCAGGTCCCAAACATGGAGGCCACAAAAACATTTTTGGCGTCTGTGAGTAGCCCAGGTTCAAAAAAGGGCAATAGTGTTCAGGGAACTGTAACTCTCAGAGGAGTACAAATTCTAGAGGAGCCAGAGTCTAGCCGAAGAAGGtaatggaggtgagatgcagcgtcCTATAAAGGATTGTGCTAAGTGTGGTTCTTGTCATAGTGGAGAGTGAAGACAGGACactaatgtttttttttgttttggtaagACCAGACACATGGTTAAAGACTGCCCATTGAAAATAGGTCGGGAtggaggtaatgctcagcctaggaCTAATCCACAGGATGGAGCAGCAGCCGAGCCTCCTAATAGGAACTGTTACTGCACCCTGAAGGGCAGGGAGGAGCAGGAcaagtccgctgatgtggtcacaggtatgctgcaagtattctcaactgctgtttatgctttacttgatccagggtctacgctttcctttgtaactcctttgcttgctctcacttttgagatatttcCTAAAGTTCTGCATGATCTAATAGTGGTTAGAACACCTTTTGGacaaattttaagaaatgaTAGAGTATACAAAGAATGCCCAATGGTTGTATGTGGTAATACAATATGTGCAGACTCGGTTGAGTTACCAAGGtgtgattttgatgttattcttggaaTGGATATGGCTTCATAGTTGTCATGCTTGCATGGATTGTCGTAGTAGGGTTGTGCGATTTTGTTTCCCTAATGAAAAAGAGCTAGTCTTTGAGGGGTACAACTTGGGTTTTCCTAATTCCTTGATTTCAAACCTTaaagccaataaaatgatgtccaatgGGTTATTATGTCAccttgtgagtgttaatgatatttatcatgacattccttccatgGACTCACTGcttgtagtgaatgagttccaagatgtATATCGTGATGATTTTTCTTGAGTTCCTTCCCatcgagagattgactttggtattgaCATACAAGCCGATACTAAACCAAATACAGTTACTCCTTACAAAATGGCTCCAGctaaactcaaagagttgaagttgcagttaaaagatctcattgataagggtttcattcagctgAGCATATCCTCTTGAGCACTCCAGTGTTGtttgggaaaaagaaaaatggatctcttagaatgtgtatcgattatcggcatCTTAACAAACTCACTATCAACAATAGGTATCCATTTACCCTAATAGATGATTGTTCGACCAACTCctagggtctagtttcttctcaaaGACCGATCTTTGTTAAGGGTACCAATAGCTCAGGCTTAGGGATGAAGATATTCCGAAAATTACCTTTCATACCTTTTGGGGTCATAACGATTTTTTAGTTACGTCATTTGGTCTCAtgaatgcacctgctgcatttatgaaTCTCAAGAATAGAGTCTTCCCTGAATACCTTGAatctttcgtcatagtattcattgatgacattcttaTCTACTCTAAGACAAGGGAAGATCCTGAACAACATCTTAGACTAACCTTGTAGGTTTTTAGACAACATTagttttatgccaaatttagcaagtgtgaattcttgCTTAGATCAGTGACAttcctgggtcatgttgtgtccgacaaAGGTGTGGAGGTATATTCTAGGAAGAATGATTCTGTTAAGAACTGGCCAAAACTTCTTACACCCACAGATAGGCATAACTTcttgggattggctggttattATCTCATGTTCGTtgagggtttttcttccattgatgCCTCACTGACAACTTTGACtaagaaaatggaaaaattttAATGGACGGAGGGTTGTCAGAAAAGTTTCTAGGAACTCA harbors:
- the LOC138341938 gene encoding uncharacterized protein, with protein sequence MADKLRDFRKMNTCILRGSKTSDDPQEFVDEVHKILFDMGSNDTTKAELASYQLKDVAQNLCNMSQDCRVLGGGPVIWELLKIAFLERFFPREMREAKVEEFINVKKGFIKVREYSLKFVKLFRYSTFLLSYNRDRMRRFLKGINRDLDEEC